The genomic DNA GTATTTCTTCGCAAGCTCAAAGTCTGGATGCTTTTGATTTCCGGGATACATCACCCAATTAACACCTGGATGCGCCTCTAAATACTCTACTACCTTTTCAGTATTTGCCACGTGCTCCTTCATTCTCACGTGCAAAGTTTCTAGACCAAGTGTGAATTGAAAGGCATTTTGAGGGCTTAATGCTGGACCTAAATCACGAAGCAATTGCACTCTAGCTTTTACAATATAAGCTGCAGCACCAATTGCCTCACTATATACAATATCATGATAACTTGCATCAGGAGTTGTAAAACCAGGGAATTTAGACGAATTCCAATCAAACTTTCCGCCATCCACGATGATACCACCAAGAGTAGTCCCATTCCCTAATAACCACTTGGTTGCCGAATGAATGACAATATCTGCACCATGTTCGATTGGTCGGCATAAATAAGGAGTCGCAAAGGTATTATCGATTACAAGCGGAATACCTGCATCATGTGCAATCTTTGTAACCTTTTCGATATCCAAAATACGCAAACTTGGGTTTCCGATGGTCTCGGCAAATACCGCCTTTGTTTTATCTGTAATAGCTTGTTTAAAGTTCTCTGGATTAGTTGAATCCACAAACTTCACTTGAATCCCATATTTAGGGAGAGTTACTGCAAATAAATTATATGTACCACCATATAAATTTGAAGCCGCAACAATTTCATCTCCTGCTTCTGCCAAGTTGAGTATGGCCAGTGTAATTGCTGCCATTCCACTCGAAACGGCAAGCGCTCCGACTCCACCTTCTAATAGGGCCACTCTTTCTTCGAATACCGTAGTCGTTGGATTATGAATACGTGTATAAATATATCCAGGCTCAGCAAGTGCAAACAGATTAGCCGCATGCTCTGTGTCTTTAAATTGATAAGCATTATTTTGATAAATTGGTACCGCTCTAGCTCCTGTAACAGGATCTGGGCTTAATCCACCATGTACACCAAGCGTTTCTAACCGATACTTCTTCTGTTCTGACATTCCATTCCCTCCCATAAAACTTCAAATATTATTTACATACTTATATGGTTTTACTAGATAGAATAAGGTTTCTAAGTAAAGAGCTGTTCTAAAGGTTGCCTGTAAGGTAATTACATTTGATACGGTTGCTTGCCTTAGCTTGATCTCCCCACTGAGTAAGGAGATGATATGTTCCTTCTGTCCTTGGAGATATGCGTCAATATGATGATGATTTTCTTCGATTAACAGTTCAACGTTCCCTTTGTTTATATGGATAAAGAAGGTATCATCTTCGGATTGAATACAAATAACGACTGATGCCTTTCTTAAAAAAGGCAGTAAATGGCTTCGGCTATT from Robertmurraya sp. FSL R5-0851 includes the following:
- a CDS encoding aminotransferase class I/II-fold pyridoxal phosphate-dependent enzyme; the encoded protein is MSEQKKYRLETLGVHGGLSPDPVTGARAVPIYQNNAYQFKDTEHAANLFALAEPGYIYTRIHNPTTTVFEERVALLEGGVGALAVSSGMAAITLAILNLAEAGDEIVAASNLYGGTYNLFAVTLPKYGIQVKFVDSTNPENFKQAITDKTKAVFAETIGNPSLRILDIEKVTKIAHDAGIPLVIDNTFATPYLCRPIEHGADIVIHSATKWLLGNGTTLGGIIVDGGKFDWNSSKFPGFTTPDASYHDIVYSEAIGAAAYIVKARVQLLRDLGPALSPQNAFQFTLGLETLHVRMKEHVANTEKVVEYLEAHPGVNWVMYPGNQKHPDFELAKKYLPKGAGSIVVFGIDGGRASGATFINSLKLWAHVANVGDAKSLVIHPASTTHQQLDTERLKAAGVPEDLIRLSIGIENVEDLIEDLEQAITLATGKTSLTSNV